A stretch of the Paenibacillus dendritiformis genome encodes the following:
- the cysW gene encoding sulfate ABC transporter permease subunit CysW, translating to MAASPSAAVSPCPPPACRKLAPRAGCTTESPLVRRLLIGVTLGFIGLVLLLPLAAVFAQAFKRGADVYFAALTEPDALSAIRLTLITALIVVPLNTIFGIAAAWCLTKFAFRGKQWLITLIDLPFSVSPVIAGFLFILLFGAHGWFGAWLAAHDVQIVFALPGIVLATLFVTFPFVARELIPIMQAQGTLEEEAAATLGAKGWAMFRRITLPNIRWGLLYGIIICNARAMGEFGAVSVVSGHIRGETNTLPLHVEILYNEYQFSAAFASASLLVALALLTLAAKQWLERTRA from the coding sequence ATGGCCGCTTCTCCGTCCGCTGCCGTCTCCCCTTGCCCGCCGCCGGCGTGCCGCAAGCTTGCGCCCCGTGCCGGCTGCACGACCGAATCCCCGCTCGTCCGCCGGCTGCTCATCGGCGTCACGCTCGGTTTCATCGGTCTCGTCCTCTTGCTCCCGCTCGCGGCCGTCTTCGCGCAGGCGTTCAAGCGGGGCGCGGACGTCTACTTCGCGGCATTGACAGAGCCGGACGCGCTGTCGGCCATCCGGCTGACGCTAATCACGGCCCTCATCGTCGTGCCGCTGAATACGATATTCGGCATCGCTGCCGCATGGTGCCTGACCAAATTCGCCTTTCGAGGCAAGCAATGGCTCATTACGCTTATCGACCTGCCCTTTTCGGTATCGCCGGTCATAGCGGGCTTCCTCTTCATTCTGCTGTTCGGCGCTCACGGCTGGTTCGGCGCCTGGCTGGCGGCGCATGATGTTCAGATCGTGTTCGCGCTTCCGGGCATCGTGCTCGCGACGCTGTTCGTCACCTTTCCGTTCGTGGCGCGGGAGCTCATCCCGATCATGCAAGCTCAGGGCACGCTGGAAGAAGAAGCGGCCGCCACGCTGGGCGCGAAGGGATGGGCCATGTTCCGCCGCATTACGCTGCCGAACATCAGATGGGGGCTGCTATACGGCATTATTATTTGCAACGCCCGCGCCATGGGCGAGTTCGGAGCCGTATCCGTCGTCTCCGGCCATATTCGCGGCGAGACGAACACACTCCCCTTGCATGTGGAAATCCTGTATAACGAGTATCAATTCTCTGCCGCGTTCGCCTCGGCCTCGCTGCTGGTCGCCCTGGCGCTCCTTACGCTCGCGGCGAAGCAGTGGCTCGAACGGACCCGGGCCTGA
- a CDS encoding sulfate ABC transporter substrate-binding protein: protein MKGRPYRKKAMLWALIAAMSLTAACGSGTGGAKTDSQGGTDGSGTETIVLQNVSYDPTRELYADYNQAFAAYWQKKTGQSITVKQSHGGSGKQARSVIDGLQADVVTLALAYDIDAIQQAGLINDGWEKRLKDNSAPYYSAIVFLVRKGNPKGIRDWNDLVKPDVQVITPNPKTSGGARWNYLAAWGYALEASGNNEVQAKEWLRSLYLNVPVLDSGARGATTTFVERGIGDVLISWENEAFLATNELGKDKFEIVVPSLSILAEPPVAVVDGIVDKRGTREAAEAYLDYLYSEEGQEIAAKHYYRPRLESVAAKYEQRFPQVKLLTIREQFGGWAEAHKKHFADGALFDEIYKR from the coding sequence ATGAAGGGCAGACCCTACCGAAAAAAAGCGATGCTGTGGGCACTTATCGCGGCGATGAGCCTGACGGCCGCCTGCGGAAGCGGAACCGGTGGCGCGAAGACGGATTCCCAAGGCGGAACGGATGGGAGCGGCACGGAGACCATCGTGCTTCAGAACGTCTCCTACGATCCGACGCGCGAGCTGTACGCGGATTACAATCAGGCATTTGCGGCTTATTGGCAGAAGAAGACAGGGCAATCCATCACCGTGAAGCAATCCCATGGCGGCAGCGGCAAGCAGGCGCGTTCCGTTATCGACGGGCTGCAGGCCGATGTCGTCACCCTCGCCCTGGCTTACGATATCGATGCCATCCAACAGGCCGGCCTGATCAACGACGGGTGGGAAAAACGATTGAAGGACAACAGCGCTCCCTATTATTCTGCCATCGTGTTCCTCGTCCGCAAGGGCAACCCGAAAGGCATCCGCGATTGGAACGATCTCGTGAAGCCGGATGTCCAGGTCATCACGCCGAATCCGAAGACATCGGGCGGCGCGCGATGGAACTATCTTGCCGCCTGGGGCTATGCGCTGGAGGCTAGCGGCAACAATGAGGTCCAGGCGAAGGAATGGCTGCGCAGCCTCTACCTCAACGTGCCCGTCCTCGATTCCGGCGCGCGCGGCGCGACGACCACGTTCGTCGAGCGCGGCATCGGCGACGTGCTGATCTCGTGGGAGAACGAGGCGTTCCTGGCGACCAACGAGCTGGGCAAGGATAAATTCGAGATCGTGGTGCCCAGCCTAAGCATTCTGGCGGAGCCGCCCGTGGCGGTCGTGGACGGGATCGTGGATAAGCGGGGAACGCGCGAGGCGGCGGAAGCATACCTCGACTATTTGTATAGCGAGGAAGGGCAAGAAATCGCCGCCAAGCATTATTACCGGCCGCGCTTGGAATCCGTCGCCGCCAAGTACGAACAGCGCTTCCCGCAAGTGAAGCTGCTGACCATCCGGGAACAGTTCGGCGGGTGGGCCGAGGCCCACAAGAAGCATTTCGCCGACGGCGCGCTGTTCGACGAAATCTATAAACGGTAA
- a CDS encoding HAD family hydrolase — translation MYQAFLFDLDGTIIDSELIGLHALQETLAELGLTYHLDELRFSLGIPSYKTMEMLNVKDIPAAIKRCAEIEKPYMSNVPIFEGMKDVIAKLPACGIVTSKTAEEMKDSFYLLGIDHYFQSVVCASDTSRHKPDPEPLELGLRLMDCAADKAIYIGDSPYDMKCAMAAGVDFGLALWGAKSASGFEEARYIFETPLDILKLLHR, via the coding sequence ATGTATCAAGCTTTTCTCTTTGATCTGGACGGCACCATTATCGATTCGGAGCTTATCGGGCTCCATGCGCTGCAAGAGACGCTGGCCGAGCTCGGTCTCACGTATCATCTGGACGAGCTTCGCTTCTCGCTGGGGATTCCAAGCTACAAAACGATGGAAATGTTAAACGTGAAAGACATTCCAGCCGCCATAAAAAGATGTGCGGAGATAGAAAAACCGTATATGAGCAACGTGCCCATTTTCGAGGGGATGAAGGACGTCATTGCGAAGCTTCCGGCTTGCGGAATCGTAACGTCCAAGACGGCGGAAGAAATGAAGGACAGCTTCTATTTGCTCGGCATCGATCATTATTTTCAATCGGTTGTGTGCGCCAGTGATACGAGCAGGCACAAGCCCGATCCCGAACCGCTCGAATTGGGGCTGCGGCTTATGGATTGCGCAGCGGATAAAGCGATATATATCGGGGACTCCCCTTATGATATGAAGTGCGCGATGGCGGCGGGAGTCGATTTCGGACTTGCGCTGTGGGGGGCGAAATCGGCATCCGGATTCGAGGAGGCCCGGTATATTTTCGAGACGCCGCTCGATATTTTGAAGCTTCTGCACCGGTGA
- the cysT gene encoding sulfate ABC transporter permease subunit CysT: protein MTAAPPSKQTPHKGKPYAVLPGFRITLGFTVGYLSLLVLIPLSAVVLKSLELNWSGFWAAVFDERVLAAHRISFAAAFAAGLVNVVFGFVVAWVLVRYTFPGKRLIDGIIDLPFALPTAVAGIALTTIYAENGWIGRWLYAIGIPSAYSAIGIGIALVFIGLPFVVRTVQPVLESWETEVEEAAATLGAKRLTVFRRIIVPQLLPSLLTGFALAFARGIGEYGSVVFISGNMPYKTEIAPMLIMTKLEQYDYAGATAVAFVMLALSFLLQLLINTLQWKSARRMSSL, encoded by the coding sequence ATGACAGCTGCACCGCCCTCAAAACAGACCCCGCATAAAGGCAAGCCGTATGCGGTCCTGCCCGGATTCCGCATCACGCTCGGTTTTACCGTCGGCTATTTGTCTCTGCTCGTGCTCATCCCGCTGTCCGCCGTCGTGCTGAAGTCGCTTGAGCTGAACTGGAGCGGCTTCTGGGCCGCCGTCTTCGATGAGCGCGTGCTCGCGGCCCACCGCATCAGCTTCGCGGCGGCGTTCGCCGCCGGACTGGTCAATGTCGTGTTCGGCTTTGTCGTCGCCTGGGTGCTCGTGCGCTATACGTTCCCCGGCAAGCGGCTGATCGACGGCATTATCGATCTGCCCTTCGCCCTGCCGACCGCGGTCGCGGGCATCGCGCTCACGACCATTTACGCCGAGAACGGCTGGATTGGCCGCTGGCTGTACGCAATCGGCATCCCGAGCGCCTACTCCGCGATCGGCATCGGGATCGCCCTCGTCTTCATCGGTCTCCCCTTCGTCGTCCGCACCGTACAGCCGGTGCTGGAGTCATGGGAGACGGAGGTCGAGGAAGCGGCCGCCACGCTCGGCGCGAAGCGGCTGACCGTCTTCCGTCGCATCATCGTGCCGCAGCTCCTCCCGTCTCTCCTGACGGGATTCGCGCTTGCCTTCGCCCGCGGCATCGGAGAGTACGGTTCGGTCGTCTTCATCTCCGGCAATATGCCTTACAAGACGGAGATCGCGCCCATGCTTATCATGACGAAGCTGGAGCAATATGACTACGCGGGGGCCACCGCCGTCGCGTTCGTCATGCTCGCCCTGTCCTTCCTGCTGCAGCTGCTTATCAATACGCTGCAATGGAAGTCGGCGCGCCGCATGAGCTCGCTATGA
- a CDS encoding glycosyltransferase family 4 protein: MRNKGYRVLMVLDSLAIGGTETHVLSLVKGLQSIGVKPVYCGANGLMYNSFAQAACPIHAVDLTAGAFMLDSSLQQTNRTLKQIMRYRKIDVVHVHQTPSGMYAAMAAQELGISVVFTVHGAYYPEEQLVRTARCSGAIISVSKPVQRYLHNLGITSLLVPNGVDPEEFYPAPSHALRNSLRIPDDATVVVYASRLAWDKAIVCTMLIKAAERLRATDLPNLHLVVVGDGIQFSEICEMADAVHDHTGQTFIHMAGNQTKIRDYFALGDIVVGTGRVALEAMACGKPVLAIGNHGFFGLVEPSVYGQAWDYYFGDHDSQCKTTEEAIAESLKKALADRDALKEIGAQGRRWTLKHFDIQKIVARMDEIYTAVQARTQ, encoded by the coding sequence ATGAGAAATAAAGGCTACCGCGTGCTGATGGTGTTGGATAGCTTGGCCATCGGCGGAACGGAAACCCATGTGCTCAGTCTGGTCAAGGGACTGCAATCAATAGGAGTGAAGCCGGTATACTGCGGAGCGAACGGCTTAATGTACAACTCCTTCGCGCAGGCGGCATGCCCGATTCATGCCGTCGATTTAACAGCGGGCGCCTTTATGCTGGATAGCTCGCTGCAGCAGACGAACCGCACCTTGAAGCAGATCATGCGCTACCGCAAGATCGATGTCGTCCATGTCCATCAGACCCCGTCGGGAATGTACGCGGCCATGGCCGCTCAAGAATTGGGCATATCTGTCGTGTTTACGGTTCACGGGGCTTATTATCCCGAGGAGCAGCTTGTCCGCACTGCCCGATGCAGCGGCGCAATCATCAGTGTGAGCAAGCCTGTACAGCGTTATTTGCATAATCTGGGAATCACTTCCCTGCTGGTTCCGAACGGGGTGGACCCGGAGGAGTTCTACCCGGCGCCCTCTCATGCACTGCGGAACTCGCTTCGGATACCGGATGATGCGACCGTTGTCGTCTACGCAAGCCGGCTCGCCTGGGACAAGGCCATCGTCTGCACGATGTTAATTAAAGCGGCGGAACGGCTGCGCGCCACGGATCTGCCCAACCTGCATCTGGTCGTGGTCGGCGATGGCATTCAATTTTCAGAAATTTGCGAGATGGCCGATGCTGTCCATGATCATACCGGACAAACCTTTATCCATATGGCCGGGAATCAGACGAAGATTCGTGACTATTTCGCGCTTGGGGATATCGTCGTCGGCACCGGACGCGTTGCCCTTGAAGCAATGGCTTGCGGGAAGCCCGTGCTGGCCATCGGCAATCACGGCTTCTTCGGTCTCGTCGAGCCGTCTGTATATGGACAAGCGTGGGACTATTATTTCGGCGACCATGATTCTCAATGCAAGACGACGGAAGAGGCCATCGCCGAATCATTGAAAAAAGCATTGGCCGATCGGGACGCTCTCAAGGAGATTGGAGCGCAAGGCCGAAGATGGACATTAAAGCATTTTGATATCCAAAAAATCGTTGCGCGCATGGATGAAATCTATACGGCTGTTCAAGCCCGAACCCAATGA
- a CDS encoding polysaccharide pyruvyl transferase family protein: MKKVLYLAWIGFNNLGDEWMRAMFEQLAKLHLSPEEYQVILSVPGVDIKDVTKYDTIVMGGGSLLIPGYLDILHDAVREGKRVIIWGSGHDRLNAFSFGPNTPPESERFCLKMKEVVDHAAYCGVRGPWTFEYMRQMGVAMDRVNLSGDPAMLASPPASDPDDEHTSERWIGINWGTSYNRIYGNDEAYVENQLASAAKFLIEEGYKIYVYPAWGPDREACKRLCTKIGASDHVVYDAGVHSYEKYLQLIKRFALTINFKLHANVLSAAANVPFVCLGYRFKSFDFAHSIGLPQLAISTDAAQLADRIRDTAAYALANKKSILEQIGTHRQEARASLEKPFLERLF; the protein is encoded by the coding sequence ATGAAAAAAGTCTTGTATCTCGCATGGATTGGATTTAATAATTTGGGCGACGAATGGATGCGAGCCATGTTTGAACAACTGGCGAAGCTTCATTTGAGCCCGGAGGAATACCAAGTCATTCTCTCGGTGCCCGGAGTGGACATCAAGGATGTGACGAAGTACGACACGATTGTCATGGGAGGCGGATCCCTGCTAATCCCAGGCTATCTTGATATCCTGCATGATGCCGTGCGGGAAGGAAAGCGCGTAATCATCTGGGGCAGCGGCCATGATCGCTTGAACGCGTTCAGCTTCGGTCCCAATACCCCTCCGGAGAGTGAACGGTTTTGCCTGAAAATGAAAGAAGTTGTCGATCATGCGGCCTACTGCGGCGTGCGCGGACCGTGGACATTCGAATATATGCGGCAGATGGGCGTCGCCATGGATCGGGTAAACCTGAGCGGCGATCCCGCCATGCTCGCCTCCCCGCCGGCATCCGACCCGGATGACGAACACACCTCAGAACGATGGATCGGCATCAATTGGGGCACATCCTACAACCGGATTTATGGCAATGATGAAGCATACGTCGAGAATCAGCTAGCTTCCGCCGCCAAATTTCTGATCGAGGAAGGCTATAAGATATATGTATATCCGGCATGGGGGCCGGATCGGGAGGCATGCAAGCGGCTGTGCACGAAGATCGGCGCTTCCGACCATGTCGTATATGATGCGGGAGTGCATTCCTATGAAAAATATTTGCAGCTGATAAAGCGGTTTGCCCTGACCATCAATTTCAAGCTTCACGCCAACGTTCTGTCCGCGGCGGCGAATGTGCCTTTCGTCTGCTTGGGGTACCGTTTCAAATCGTTCGATTTCGCCCATTCCATCGGTCTTCCGCAATTGGCCATCTCCACGGACGCGGCGCAGCTCGCCGATCGGATACGCGACACGGCCGCCTATGCGCTCGCGAACAAGAAGTCGATTCTCGAGCAGATCGGCACTCACCGGCAAGAAGCGAGAGCAAGCTTGGAGAAGCCTTTTTTGGAGCGTCTATTTTAA
- a CDS encoding glycosyltransferase family 2 protein, with amino-acid sequence MTYPRVPGLVSIVITNYNKADFLIDCLDGILRQTYPNWEIILVDDASTDDSLLQVEKWLQLNREQLADRTFMTVPLPRNIGYAGAVTTGFFLAAGEYIAAQDSDDISHHERLERQVSFLLGRPDIEVVGTNYEVFHHNLWEPRSRAGWIRYGEQIRKVYANGGHCVCHGTIMLRGKLFDRIGGHTRRIEGAEDYEFIAKALKAKPLNIANIPDVLYYYRSHPNQRSRKYFGKDRMKRNEK; translated from the coding sequence ATGACCTACCCTAGAGTACCCGGTCTTGTAAGCATTGTGATTACAAACTATAACAAAGCGGATTTTTTGATAGATTGCTTGGATGGCATCCTGCGGCAAACTTACCCGAACTGGGAAATCATTCTCGTCGATGATGCCTCGACAGACGATTCTTTGCTGCAAGTGGAGAAATGGCTGCAACTCAATCGGGAACAATTGGCCGACCGCACGTTTATGACGGTGCCCCTGCCCCGCAATATCGGCTATGCCGGAGCGGTGACGACCGGCTTCTTTTTGGCTGCGGGTGAATATATCGCTGCCCAGGATTCGGATGATATTTCGCATCATGAACGTCTGGAGCGGCAAGTGTCCTTTTTGTTGGGCCGCCCGGATATCGAGGTGGTGGGAACCAACTATGAGGTGTTCCATCACAATCTGTGGGAGCCGAGATCAAGAGCGGGCTGGATCCGGTACGGAGAACAAATACGCAAAGTATATGCGAACGGCGGCCACTGCGTATGCCATGGAACCATCATGCTTCGCGGGAAGCTGTTCGATCGGATCGGCGGGCATACAAGGAGAATAGAAGGCGCGGAAGATTATGAATTTATTGCCAAGGCGCTGAAGGCAAAGCCCCTGAATATCGCCAATATACCGGATGTTCTGTATTATTACCGCAGCCATCCGAATCAGCGCTCCCGGAAATACTTTGGAAAAGATCGGATGAAGCGCAATGAGAAATAA